One window of Parambassis ranga chromosome 3, fParRan2.1, whole genome shotgun sequence genomic DNA carries:
- the ccne1 gene encoding G1/S-specific cyclin-E1 isoform X2 → MRGKREDTETKCVAPEAPKENAVRPRKRKADVAIYLQDLDEEVADMTRKKQRECEGWSPDAVYTSPQRWVPTLDQEEGQQVSLINAGFPHYSFNNIFVTPVHCAPLPALCWASKDVVWNNMLEKDKNYTRDVNMLEKHPHLQPKMRAILLDWLMEVSEVYKLHRETYHLAQDYFDRFMATQRNVFKSTLQLIGITCLFIAAKVEEMYPPKIHQFAYVTDEACTEDEILSMEVIIMKELNWSLSPQTPISWLNVYMQVAYLKETDELLIPKYPQATFTQIAELLDLCMLDVRCLEFSNGILAASALFHFSSLELVENVSALKRLEVEECVRWMVPFAMALRESGGSAKKSFAGIPEDDMHNIQTHTSYLTWLDKAYSYQEAELKHHSNCPVPSGVLTPPLSSEKTEEPVRVEAAGLKVRPRMQNPSLQKHLPEVAQH, encoded by the exons ATGCGAGGAAAACG ggaagacacagaaacaaagtGTGTAGCTCCCGAGGCGCCCAAGGAAAATGCAGTACGGCCGAGAAAGAGGAAGGCAGATGTTGCCATT TATTTACAAGACCTGGATGAGGAGGTAGCAGATATGACTAGGAAGAAGCAGCGTGAGTGTGAG GGATGGAGTCCCGATGCTGTTTACACGAGTCCTCAAAGATGGGTCCCCACTCTTGATCAGGAAGAGGGCCAACAAGTGTCCCTGATAAACGCAGGCTTTCCTCACTACAGCTTCAACAACATATTTGTAACCCCTGTGCATTGTGCGCCGCTCCCCGCGCTGTG ctGGGCCAGTAAGGATGTGGTGTGGAACAATATGCTGGAGAAAGATAAGAACTACACCAGGGATGTCAACATGTTGGAGAAGCATCCTCACCTGCAGCCCAAGATGAGAGCTATTCTCCTGGACTGGCTCATGGAG GTCAGCGAGGTGTACAAACTGCACAGGGAGACGTATCACCTTGCTCAGGACTACTTTGACCGCTTCATGGCcacacagagaaatgttttCAAGTCAACGCTGCAGCTCATCGGCATCACTTGTCTTTTCATTGCTGCTAAAGTAGAG GAGATGTATCCTCCAAAGATCCACCAGTTTGCCTACGTAACAGACGAAGCCTGCACAGAAGATGAGATTCTGAGTATGGAGGTCATTATTATGAAG GAGTTGAACTGGAGCCTCAGCCCACAGACTCCCATCTCCTGGCTCAATGTTTACATGCAGGTGGCCTACCTGaaagagacagatgagctgctcaTCCCCAAATACCCCCAGGCTACTTTCACACAAATTGCAGAG TTGTTGGACCTGTGCATGCTTGATGTGCGCTGCCTTGAGTTTTCTAATGGCATCCTTGCTGCTTCTGCGTTGTTTCACTTCTCCTCCTTGGAGCTGGTGGAGAATGTCTCGG CTCTGAAGAGGTTGGAGGTAGAGGAGTGTGTGAGGTGGATGGTCCCCTTTGCCATGGCGCTGCGAGAAAGTGGTGGGTCAGCAAAGAAATCGTTCGCAGGAATCCCTGAAGACGACATGCACAACATCCAGACTCATACCTCCTACCTTACATGGCTG GACAAGGCCTACTCTTACCAGGAAGCTGAGCTAAAACATCACAGCAACTGTCCTGTCCCCTCTGGCGTCCTGACTCCGCCTCTGAGCAGCGAGAAAACCGAAGAGCCGGTCCGAGTGGAGGCTGCAGGGCTGAAAGTCAGACCAAGGATGCAGAATCCATCCCTTCAAAAACACCTTCCTGAAGTAGCACAGCACTGA
- the ccne1 gene encoding G1/S-specific cyclin-E1 isoform X1: MHIFNDHTILKDRFTGLLRKWHPPPESIMRGKREDTETKCVAPEAPKENAVRPRKRKADVAIYLQDLDEEVADMTRKKQRECEGWSPDAVYTSPQRWVPTLDQEEGQQVSLINAGFPHYSFNNIFVTPVHCAPLPALCWASKDVVWNNMLEKDKNYTRDVNMLEKHPHLQPKMRAILLDWLMEVSEVYKLHRETYHLAQDYFDRFMATQRNVFKSTLQLIGITCLFIAAKVEEMYPPKIHQFAYVTDEACTEDEILSMEVIIMKELNWSLSPQTPISWLNVYMQVAYLKETDELLIPKYPQATFTQIAELLDLCMLDVRCLEFSNGILAASALFHFSSLELVENVSALKRLEVEECVRWMVPFAMALRESGGSAKKSFAGIPEDDMHNIQTHTSYLTWLDKAYSYQEAELKHHSNCPVPSGVLTPPLSSEKTEEPVRVEAAGLKVRPRMQNPSLQKHLPEVAQH, encoded by the exons ATGCATATTTTCAATGATCACACCATCCTGAAAGACAGGTTTACAG GTTTGCTCAGAAAGTGGCATCCACCCCCTGAGAGTATAATGCGAGGAAAACG ggaagacacagaaacaaagtGTGTAGCTCCCGAGGCGCCCAAGGAAAATGCAGTACGGCCGAGAAAGAGGAAGGCAGATGTTGCCATT TATTTACAAGACCTGGATGAGGAGGTAGCAGATATGACTAGGAAGAAGCAGCGTGAGTGTGAG GGATGGAGTCCCGATGCTGTTTACACGAGTCCTCAAAGATGGGTCCCCACTCTTGATCAGGAAGAGGGCCAACAAGTGTCCCTGATAAACGCAGGCTTTCCTCACTACAGCTTCAACAACATATTTGTAACCCCTGTGCATTGTGCGCCGCTCCCCGCGCTGTG ctGGGCCAGTAAGGATGTGGTGTGGAACAATATGCTGGAGAAAGATAAGAACTACACCAGGGATGTCAACATGTTGGAGAAGCATCCTCACCTGCAGCCCAAGATGAGAGCTATTCTCCTGGACTGGCTCATGGAG GTCAGCGAGGTGTACAAACTGCACAGGGAGACGTATCACCTTGCTCAGGACTACTTTGACCGCTTCATGGCcacacagagaaatgttttCAAGTCAACGCTGCAGCTCATCGGCATCACTTGTCTTTTCATTGCTGCTAAAGTAGAG GAGATGTATCCTCCAAAGATCCACCAGTTTGCCTACGTAACAGACGAAGCCTGCACAGAAGATGAGATTCTGAGTATGGAGGTCATTATTATGAAG GAGTTGAACTGGAGCCTCAGCCCACAGACTCCCATCTCCTGGCTCAATGTTTACATGCAGGTGGCCTACCTGaaagagacagatgagctgctcaTCCCCAAATACCCCCAGGCTACTTTCACACAAATTGCAGAG TTGTTGGACCTGTGCATGCTTGATGTGCGCTGCCTTGAGTTTTCTAATGGCATCCTTGCTGCTTCTGCGTTGTTTCACTTCTCCTCCTTGGAGCTGGTGGAGAATGTCTCGG CTCTGAAGAGGTTGGAGGTAGAGGAGTGTGTGAGGTGGATGGTCCCCTTTGCCATGGCGCTGCGAGAAAGTGGTGGGTCAGCAAAGAAATCGTTCGCAGGAATCCCTGAAGACGACATGCACAACATCCAGACTCATACCTCCTACCTTACATGGCTG GACAAGGCCTACTCTTACCAGGAAGCTGAGCTAAAACATCACAGCAACTGTCCTGTCCCCTCTGGCGTCCTGACTCCGCCTCTGAGCAGCGAGAAAACCGAAGAGCCGGTCCGAGTGGAGGCTGCAGGGCTGAAAGTCAGACCAAGGATGCAGAATCCATCCCTTCAAAAACACCTTCCTGAAGTAGCACAGCACTGA